A window of Gemmatimonadaceae bacterium contains these coding sequences:
- the secD gene encoding protein translocase subunit SecD produces the protein MANLKYRVLLIVALFAASAWALFPRTVVERVKRNGVFVYDTVKRVPLKRGLDLQGGMHLTLEVDESKQAVANKSEALDRALKVVRQRIDEFGVSEPVVQKAGDERIIVELPGLDDPQRAQEVVQNQAFLEFQITDKTQALEKVMSRFDDIAKQQGLAVGTDQKVLGDSAKPTTVTSLLTQKTDTAKKDSTKADTAKAAATTGGDSASKTPAATGGLFSTNVQPGQLPGQYIVPDKAYPAIERALALPAIQAAMPPGKVMRWGVDSLGTATEKFRTLYVLDARPIITGEVLTDARPSTDPVEGNVVQFTLNNEGARRFKTETGKHVKDNMAIVLDQRVVTAPVLNSAIGRNGQITLGGGTLQAAQDLALVLRAGALPVPLKVAEVRQIGASLGQDSINKGVLALGVAVALIIVIMIGYYKFAGVLAVVALIMYLVYTLAMLAGFHAVLTLPGLAGFVLSIGIAVDANVLIFERIREELDHGKSVRLSIDEGFRHALSAIIDTSATTILSGMVLYQYGTGPVRGFAVTLVAGLVASLFTAIFVTRTFFLLWLDRSRGTQTLSI, from the coding sequence ATGGCGAACCTGAAGTACCGCGTCCTGCTTATTGTGGCGCTCTTCGCGGCTTCCGCGTGGGCGCTCTTTCCGCGAACGGTCGTTGAGCGCGTGAAGCGCAACGGCGTCTTCGTGTACGACACCGTGAAGCGCGTGCCGCTCAAGCGCGGCCTCGACCTCCAGGGCGGCATGCACCTGACGCTCGAGGTTGACGAATCCAAGCAGGCGGTGGCCAACAAGAGTGAAGCGCTCGATCGCGCACTCAAGGTCGTGCGTCAGCGCATCGACGAGTTCGGCGTATCCGAACCCGTGGTGCAGAAGGCGGGCGATGAGCGCATCATCGTGGAACTGCCCGGTCTCGATGATCCGCAGCGTGCGCAGGAAGTCGTGCAGAACCAGGCGTTCCTCGAGTTCCAGATCACCGACAAGACGCAGGCGCTCGAGAAGGTGATGTCGCGCTTCGACGACATCGCGAAGCAGCAGGGCCTCGCCGTCGGCACCGATCAGAAGGTGCTCGGCGACAGCGCCAAGCCCACGACCGTCACGTCGCTGCTCACGCAGAAGACGGATACGGCGAAGAAGGATTCCACGAAGGCCGACACGGCGAAGGCCGCCGCCACCACCGGTGGCGACAGCGCGTCCAAGACGCCGGCCGCCACGGGCGGTCTCTTCAGCACGAACGTGCAGCCCGGGCAGCTGCCGGGGCAGTACATCGTGCCCGACAAGGCCTATCCCGCCATCGAGCGCGCCCTCGCGCTGCCGGCCATTCAGGCCGCGATGCCGCCGGGCAAGGTGATGCGCTGGGGCGTCGATTCGCTCGGCACGGCCACGGAAAAGTTCCGCACCCTGTACGTGCTGGATGCGCGCCCGATCATCACCGGTGAAGTGCTGACCGATGCGCGTCCGTCCACCGATCCGGTGGAAGGCAACGTGGTGCAGTTCACGCTGAACAACGAAGGCGCGCGCCGCTTCAAGACGGAGACGGGCAAGCACGTCAAGGACAACATGGCCATCGTGCTCGACCAGCGGGTCGTCACGGCGCCGGTCCTCAACAGCGCGATCGGCCGCAACGGCCAGATCACGCTCGGCGGTGGTACGCTGCAGGCCGCGCAGGACCTCGCCCTGGTCCTCCGCGCCGGTGCGCTCCCGGTCCCGCTCAAGGTCGCCGAAGTGCGGCAGATCGGTGCCAGCCTGGGCCAGGACTCCATCAACAAGGGCGTCCTCGCACTGGGCGTGGCCGTGGCGCTCATCATCGTGATCATGATCGGCTACTACAAGTTTGCCGGTGTGCTCGCGGTAGTCGCCCTGATCATGTACCTCGTGTACACGCTGGCCATGCTCGCCGGCTTCCACGCGGTGCTCACGCTCCCCGGCCTCGCTGGTTTCGTGCTCTCGATCGGTATCGCGGTTGACGCGAACGTGCTGATCTTCGAGCGCATCCGTGAAGAACTCGATCATGGCAAGTCGGTCCGCCTCTCGATCGACGAAGGCTTCCGTCACGCCCTGAGCGCCATCATCGACACGTCGGCGACGACGATCCTGTCAGGCATGGTTCTCTACCAGTACGGCACCGGCCCGGTGCGCGGCTTTGCGGTGACGCTCGTCGCCGGTCTCGTCGCTTCGCTCTTCACGGCCATCTTCGTGACTCGCACTTTCTTCCTGCTCTGGCTCGACCGCTCGCGCGGTACCCAGACGCTGAGCATCTGA
- the secF gene encoding protein translocase subunit SecF, whose translation MLRIFHDTKYEFVKHWRWAAGLTIAFILAGLITFGITGGVNYSIEFTGGTLMQVQFKTPPNVADVRATLDQAGITGAEIQQFGTATDYTIRAREEKQVAQQAAGAEGISKEIQSALDKKFGAGAVTVVRTEAVGPKVGSELRSGAAMAMLIASIFTLIYLAIRFDWRFGAAAVLSTVHDILVTFAFIKLLHIEVSLTVVAAILTLLGYSANDTIIIFDRVRENLRKPHKGMTLGQLLDKSINETLPRSIMTHATVLAATVALLILAGEVIRPFAWVMTFGVFVATFSSIYVAGPVLLWIESKYPREEDSATARAARAGNEAAAAAKPSGGRPERLATR comes from the coding sequence ATGCTGCGTATTTTCCACGACACCAAGTACGAGTTCGTCAAGCACTGGCGCTGGGCGGCTGGGCTGACGATCGCGTTCATTCTCGCCGGCCTCATCACCTTCGGCATCACCGGCGGGGTGAACTACAGCATTGAGTTCACCGGCGGCACGCTCATGCAGGTGCAGTTCAAGACGCCGCCCAACGTGGCCGACGTCCGCGCCACGCTCGATCAGGCCGGTATCACCGGCGCCGAAATCCAGCAGTTCGGTACTGCCACGGACTACACCATCCGGGCGCGCGAAGAGAAGCAGGTGGCCCAGCAGGCGGCGGGCGCGGAAGGCATCTCCAAGGAGATCCAGAGTGCGCTCGACAAGAAGTTCGGCGCCGGCGCCGTGACTGTCGTACGGACCGAGGCGGTCGGCCCCAAGGTCGGCAGCGAGCTCCGCTCGGGCGCGGCCATGGCCATGCTCATCGCCTCCATCTTCACCCTGATCTACCTGGCTATCCGCTTCGACTGGCGCTTCGGCGCGGCCGCGGTGCTCTCGACGGTGCACGACATCCTCGTGACCTTCGCGTTCATCAAGCTGCTGCACATCGAAGTGTCGCTCACCGTCGTCGCGGCCATCCTGACGCTGCTGGGGTATTCGGCCAACGACACGATCATCATCTTCGACCGCGTCCGCGAGAATCTCCGCAAGCCGCATAAGGGGATGACGCTCGGTCAGCTGCTCGACAAGTCCATCAACGAAACGCTGCCGCGCTCGATCATGACGCACGCCACGGTGCTCGCGGCCACGGTCGCGCTGCTCATTCTGGCTGGCGAAGTGATCCGACCGTTTGCGTGGGTCATGACCTTCGGCGTGTTCGTCGCGACGTTCTCGTCGATCTACGTCGCCGGCCCGGTCCTGCTGTGGATCGAGTCGAAGTACCCGCGTGAAGAAGACAGCGCGACCGCCCGTGCCGCGCGCGCGGGGAACGAAGCGGCCGCCGCGGCCAAGCCGAGCGGTGGTCGTCCGGAGCGCCTCGCCACGCGCTGA
- a CDS encoding TatD family hydrolase, with translation MTETPLPGHVTAYADSHVHLASPAFADDAEAVVLRAREAGAELLVCIGETPDAALRARAIAARHPGLVAHTCGVHPHEAASWDDARDAAAIREAVAFGAVAVGECGLDYHYDFAPREQQRYAFAAQLALAAELRRPIVLHTRDAEADTEAFLRDAEAAGVRGVLHCYTGSLALAERGLAAGWFVSFSGIITFRNWTDEALLRAVPDDRLMVESDAPYLAPVPFRGKRNESSWVPLTIDRLATARGVTPDALAAQTLRNTRHFFGLADAAHA, from the coding sequence GTGACCGAGACACCCCTGCCAGGGCACGTGACGGCGTACGCCGACAGTCACGTGCACCTGGCCAGCCCGGCCTTCGCAGATGATGCGGAGGCCGTTGTGCTTCGGGCCCGCGAGGCGGGCGCCGAACTGCTGGTCTGCATCGGCGAGACGCCCGACGCCGCCCTGCGCGCCCGCGCCATCGCGGCGCGCCATCCGGGGTTGGTGGCGCACACCTGTGGCGTGCACCCGCACGAGGCCGCCTCGTGGGATGACGCGCGCGATGCGGCGGCTATTCGCGAGGCCGTGGCATTCGGTGCCGTGGCCGTCGGTGAGTGCGGCCTGGACTATCACTACGACTTCGCGCCCCGCGAGCAGCAGCGGTACGCGTTCGCCGCGCAGCTCGCGCTGGCGGCCGAGCTCCGCCGCCCGATCGTGCTGCATACCCGCGACGCCGAAGCCGACACGGAAGCCTTCCTCCGCGACGCCGAGGCCGCCGGTGTGCGCGGCGTGCTGCACTGCTATACCGGCTCGCTCGCCCTCGCCGAGCGCGGGCTCGCGGCGGGGTGGTTCGTGTCCTTCTCCGGTATCATCACCTTTCGGAACTGGACCGACGAGGCGCTGCTGCGCGCCGTGCCCGATGATCGGCTGATGGTCGAGTCGGATGCGCCCTATCTCGCGCCCGTCCCCTTCCGCGGGAAGCGAAATGAGTCGTCGTGGGTACCACTTACCATCGATCGGCTCGCCACGGCGCGCGGGGTGACCCCCGACGCGCTCGCGGCACAGACCCTCCGCAATACCCGGCACTTCTTTGGGCTCGCTGACGCGGCCCACGCTTGA
- a CDS encoding RidA family protein: protein MALEILHTDHAPKAIGPYAQAIKANGFLFTAGQIPLDPVSMDVVTGDVAAQTEQVLANLGAVLAEAGVTWSDVVKTTCFLTTMDDFAAFNTVYARVLGDARPARSTVAVAGLPRNVRVEVELVAALPAR, encoded by the coding sequence ATGGCACTCGAAATCCTGCACACCGACCACGCGCCCAAGGCCATCGGCCCCTACGCGCAGGCCATCAAGGCCAACGGCTTCCTCTTCACGGCCGGGCAGATTCCCCTCGATCCCGTGTCGATGGACGTCGTCACGGGCGATGTGGCCGCGCAGACTGAGCAGGTGCTCGCGAATCTGGGCGCCGTGCTCGCCGAAGCCGGCGTGACGTGGAGCGATGTGGTGAAGACGACATGCTTCCTCACCACGATGGATGACTTCGCGGCGTTCAACACCGTGTACGCGCGCGTGCTGGGCGACGCACGACCGGCGCGCTCCACCGTGGCGGTCGCCGGCCTGCCGCGCAACGTGCGCGTGGAAGTCGAACTCGTCGCCGCCCTGCCGGCGCGCTGA
- the murI gene encoding glutamate racemase, producing the protein MSDAPIGIFDSGLGGLTVVRAIQRRLPNESLVYVGDTARVPYGPKSPDTVRRYAVQISEWLVEQGVKLVVVACNTATAHALTLLQDLLPVPVIGVIAPGARAAVEAAPAGVIGVIGTAGTIRSGAYERAIHAIDPARVVHAMACPLLVPLVEEGWIDHDATRLVVREYLTPLAAAGMGALVLGCTHYPLLRDVLAQAVGPDVVLIDSAEETAAAVDRELAARTMAATGAEPAALRVIASDAPQHFRALAARFLDRPLEAVEHVVFT; encoded by the coding sequence ATGTCTGACGCCCCCATTGGCATCTTCGACTCCGGTCTCGGCGGCCTGACGGTCGTTCGCGCCATTCAGCGTCGCCTGCCGAACGAGTCGCTCGTCTACGTCGGCGATACCGCGCGCGTCCCGTACGGGCCCAAGAGCCCGGACACGGTGCGTCGCTATGCCGTCCAGATCAGTGAATGGCTGGTGGAGCAGGGGGTGAAGCTGGTCGTGGTGGCGTGCAACACGGCCACCGCGCACGCGCTCACGCTGTTGCAGGATCTGCTCCCCGTGCCGGTCATCGGCGTGATTGCGCCGGGTGCGCGCGCGGCCGTGGAGGCGGCGCCGGCGGGGGTGATCGGTGTGATCGGTACCGCCGGCACCATTCGATCGGGCGCGTACGAGCGGGCCATCCACGCGATCGATCCCGCGCGCGTCGTGCACGCCATGGCGTGTCCGCTCCTCGTGCCGTTGGTCGAAGAAGGGTGGATCGACCACGATGCCACCCGTCTGGTGGTGCGCGAGTACCTGACGCCGCTCGCCGCCGCCGGCATGGGCGCGCTGGTGCTGGGATGCACGCACTATCCGTTGCTGCGCGACGTGCTGGCGCAGGCAGTCGGACCCGACGTCGTGCTCATCGACAGCGCCGAGGAGACGGCCGCCGCCGTGGACCGCGAGCTCGCGGCGCGAACGATGGCCGCCACGGGCGCCGAACCGGCCGCGCTGCGCGTCATCGCCTCCGACGCGCCGCAGCACTTCCGTGCCCTAGCGGCCCGCTTCCTCGACCGGCCGCTCGAGGCGGTCGAGCACGTCGTCTTTACCTGA
- a CDS encoding UDP-2,3-diacylglucosamine diphosphatase: MLPTPCTVIGDVHLGVASVDAERSLRQLLRSLPETSRSLVIMGDLFDFWFAWQYAMPRVGYRVLAELASLRDAGLPVLWIGGNHDCWGGDALMAETGVEYTLEPWRGAIGPWQALLAHGDGLREVEDAPYRRLRTVLRHPLAIRAYSYLHPTLATRLAMASSKTSRKGRARDGGAGLLAVGTQALTAPAGPSLVMHGHSHVPMLVRAGRGVYGNAGAWYLDQQYLRITDAAIERVAYTGSGKDDVLDRLERPVEEAGR, translated from the coding sequence GTGCTTCCCACGCCCTGTACCGTGATCGGCGACGTCCACCTTGGCGTGGCGTCGGTCGATGCCGAGCGCTCGCTGCGGCAGCTGCTGCGGTCGCTGCCGGAGACGTCGCGCTCGCTGGTGATCATGGGCGACCTGTTCGACTTCTGGTTCGCCTGGCAGTACGCCATGCCGCGCGTCGGGTATCGGGTGCTGGCCGAGCTGGCCTCGCTACGTGATGCGGGGCTGCCCGTACTGTGGATCGGCGGCAACCACGATTGCTGGGGCGGCGACGCGCTGATGGCCGAGACGGGGGTGGAGTACACCCTGGAGCCGTGGCGGGGGGCGATCGGGCCGTGGCAGGCCCTTCTGGCGCACGGAGACGGCCTTCGCGAGGTCGAGGACGCGCCGTATCGCCGACTGCGGACGGTGCTGCGGCATCCGCTCGCCATTCGGGCGTACTCCTACCTGCATCCGACGCTGGCGACCCGGCTCGCGATGGCATCCTCGAAAACGAGTCGCAAGGGGCGCGCGCGCGATGGCGGCGCCGGGCTCTTGGCGGTTGGCACGCAGGCGCTCACCGCGCCCGCCGGCCCCTCGCTCGTGATGCATGGGCATTCGCACGTGCCCATGCTCGTTCGGGCGGGGCGCGGGGTGTACGGCAACGCGGGCGCGTGGTACCTCGATCAGCAGTACCTGCGGATCACCGACGCAGCGATCGAGCGCGTGGCGTACACCGGCTCAGGTAAAGACGACGTGCTCGACCGCCTCGAGCGGCCGGTCGAGGAAGCGGGCCGCTAG
- a CDS encoding acyl-CoA thioesterase, producing MSETPAANETISELRVRYAETDQMGVVYHANYLVWCEIGRTDYIRRAGRSYADLERDGVRLAVSDASMRFHASARYDDPIRVHTTLVEVGSRGMRFDYRIVRADTNALLVSASTALVSINAAGRLTALPPEVRGWLTRAMAGEC from the coding sequence ATGTCTGAGACACCCGCCGCCAACGAAACCATCTCCGAACTGCGTGTCCGGTACGCCGAGACCGATCAGATGGGGGTGGTCTACCACGCCAATTATCTCGTCTGGTGCGAGATCGGTCGCACCGACTACATCCGGCGCGCCGGCCGATCCTATGCGGACCTGGAGCGCGACGGGGTGCGGCTCGCCGTCTCCGATGCGTCGATGCGTTTCCATGCGTCGGCGCGCTACGATGATCCCATCCGGGTGCACACGACGCTGGTGGAGGTTGGTTCACGCGGAATGCGCTTCGACTATCGCATCGTGCGGGCGGATACGAACGCGCTGCTGGTGTCCGCCAGCACCGCGCTCGTGTCGATCAATGCGGCGGGGCGATTGACGGCGCTGCCGCCCGAGGTCCGCGGCTGGCTCACCCGGGCGATGGCGGGCGAATGCTGA
- a CDS encoding peptidylprolyl isomerase, protein MLTRAAGWRAHRGRAGLAPMLALSLAANLAACGRPARQAAPTPFDVDLEARLLATTDQRVVDTVVLDAALRSAHPATRARAVLAIGQLKARGRYPQLRDRLLDGDTAIAANAAYAIGIAHDTGSVLALARALGGAPDAVAREAAWALGEIGEPARTVLAVALGDRLANPVRESPLALREPPVRAAAVLALVKLRPVPATVLVPWVADPAPEVARAAAYVVGRARVAGAVRAVLPLQQSADEETRQHVARALTRAVVGDSLSDAARRALSALVRDASERVRINAVRSLETFGPAVAAQVMPLMRDPVGNVRVATSEALGEVLGRDTAQWRAAWDADTALTVRRTLLAQARRLGVPLAPGIEREWATRTDWQYRVAALGEGAANAPRDTTLARQLVTDRDGRVQRAARQRLGIRDTTARRSRTAPPPARPLADYARLVRQWVVPGAAQPRAVIETDRGRVVVELAAREAPLVVEAFVRLARTGVYRNTTFHRVVPNFVVQDGDASGDGSGDAGFSLRESWTRLRHGRGCLGLATSGPDTGGSQYYLCHAPQPHLDGAYTVFGHVLEGFDVMDRIVQGDRMLRITIP, encoded by the coding sequence ATGCTGACCCGTGCCGCTGGCTGGCGGGCGCACCGGGGCCGCGCCGGGCTCGCGCCGATGCTGGCGCTGAGCCTCGCGGCGAACCTCGCCGCCTGTGGGCGCCCGGCGCGCCAGGCGGCACCGACCCCGTTCGATGTCGACCTCGAGGCGCGCCTGCTGGCAACGACCGATCAGCGCGTGGTCGACACCGTCGTGCTCGACGCCGCGCTGCGCAGCGCCCATCCGGCCACGCGTGCCCGCGCGGTGCTTGCCATCGGTCAGCTCAAGGCGCGCGGGCGCTATCCGCAGCTGCGCGACCGCTTGCTCGATGGCGATACTGCCATCGCCGCCAATGCCGCGTACGCCATCGGGATCGCGCACGACACGGGAAGTGTGCTCGCGCTGGCGCGCGCGTTGGGGGGTGCCCCCGATGCGGTCGCTCGCGAGGCCGCCTGGGCCCTCGGCGAGATTGGCGAACCCGCGCGCACCGTGCTGGCCGTGGCCCTTGGCGACCGGCTCGCGAATCCCGTGCGCGAGAGCCCATTGGCGCTCCGTGAGCCGCCCGTCCGCGCGGCCGCAGTCCTGGCGCTCGTCAAGCTGCGACCGGTACCGGCCACGGTGCTCGTCCCATGGGTGGCGGATCCGGCCCCCGAGGTCGCGCGGGCGGCGGCCTACGTTGTCGGACGCGCCCGTGTCGCGGGGGCCGTGCGCGCGGTGCTTCCGTTGCAGCAGTCGGCCGACGAGGAGACGCGGCAGCACGTGGCGCGCGCGCTCACGCGTGCGGTGGTGGGCGATTCGCTGAGTGACGCGGCGCGGCGTGCGTTGAGTGCGCTGGTGCGCGACGCCAGTGAGCGCGTGCGCATCAACGCGGTGCGCAGCCTCGAAACGTTCGGCCCAGCGGTCGCGGCGCAGGTCATGCCCCTCATGCGGGATCCCGTCGGCAATGTGCGCGTGGCCACCAGCGAAGCACTTGGCGAGGTGCTCGGCCGCGACACCGCCCAGTGGCGCGCGGCCTGGGATGCCGACACCGCGCTCACCGTGCGACGTACGCTGCTGGCGCAGGCTCGTCGCCTCGGCGTGCCGTTGGCCCCCGGCATCGAACGGGAGTGGGCCACGCGCACGGACTGGCAATATCGCGTGGCCGCGTTGGGCGAAGGCGCCGCGAATGCGCCGCGCGATACCACGCTGGCTCGCCAATTGGTCACCGATCGCGACGGGCGCGTGCAACGCGCCGCGCGGCAACGGCTGGGTATTCGCGACACCACCGCGCGGCGCAGCCGCACCGCGCCGCCCCCGGCGCGGCCGTTGGCCGACTACGCGCGACTCGTGCGCCAATGGGTCGTCCCCGGTGCCGCGCAGCCGCGTGCCGTGATCGAGACCGACCGGGGACGCGTCGTCGTCGAGCTCGCCGCCCGTGAAGCGCCGCTCGTGGTCGAAGCCTTCGTGCGGCTGGCGCGGACCGGCGTGTATCGGAACACGACCTTCCATCGCGTGGTACCCAACTTTGTCGTGCAGGATGGCGATGCCAGTGGGGACGGAAGCGGCGACGCCGGTTTCTCGTTGCGTGAGAGTTGGACGCGGCTACGCCACGGTCGCGGATGTCTCGGCCTCGCGACCTCGGGGCCCGACACCGGCGGGAGTCAGTATTACCTGTGCCATGCGCCGCAGCCGCATCTCGACGGCGCCTACACCGTGTTCGGCCACGTGCTGGAGGGCTTCGACGTCATGGACCGCATCGTACAGGGTGATCGCATGTTGCGGATCACCATCCCATGA
- the rfaE2 gene encoding D-glycero-beta-D-manno-heptose 1-phosphate adenylyltransferase — protein MVTREAPRRPVAKVMRLEEAVSWRAGVRGAVVFTNGVFDLLHPGHIEVLDMARREGAALIVGVNSDASVQRLKGPTRPVRTTAERALVLAGLESVDAVVVFEEDTPIELVKALEPDVIVKGGDYSPATIVGADVVTARGGRVVVVPLVPGQSTTSIIEKLRG, from the coding sequence GTGGTGACGCGCGAAGCGCCCCGTCGCCCGGTGGCCAAGGTGATGCGCCTCGAGGAGGCGGTGAGCTGGCGCGCCGGCGTGCGCGGCGCCGTCGTCTTCACCAACGGCGTGTTTGATCTGCTCCATCCCGGCCACATCGAAGTGCTCGACATGGCGCGACGGGAAGGCGCGGCGCTCATCGTGGGCGTCAACAGTGACGCCTCCGTCCAGCGGCTCAAGGGGCCGACGCGTCCCGTGCGCACCACCGCCGAGCGGGCGTTGGTGCTCGCCGGGCTCGAAAGCGTCGATGCGGTCGTGGTCTTCGAAGAGGATACGCCCATCGAGCTCGTGAAGGCGCTTGAGCCCGATGTCATCGTGAAGGGCGGCGACTACTCGCCGGCCACGATCGTCGGCGCCGACGTGGTCACCGCGCGCGGCGGTCGCGTCGTCGTCGTCCCGCTCGTGCCCGGCCAATCCACCA